The sequence below is a genomic window from Thiomonas intermedia.
GCGCGCCAGCAGTGCATGCTGCAGGTCAGCCTCCACGTCATGCAGCGCCCCGCCGGCATTTCCAGGGGGATCGCTCCGAGCCAGGTAGTGATCCAGCGTCGCGGCATGGTCCGGGACGAGGCGGCGGCACAGATCTTCAGGGATCCGCAAGGGAAAGAATGCGCCTGCGGTTCCTCCCGGCTCCAGCGATGTCGAGGGACTTCCGGAGATCATGGGCAGCGAGCCCTCCCCGTCGTTCCGTTGCTGCTGCACCGGTGCGGCGACAACATGCCGGCGTCGTCGTGCGGCAGGGGCGTGGGTGGCCTGCTCCTGCGCAAGCGCACAACGGTCACCCGTGATGGGTTCCGTGGATTCCAGCACGATCCTGCGCGCGGCGGCGTCGAGTGCGCAGAATCGGTCCCAGGCGCCGGCGCTTTGGAGGCGGCCGGCGTCGATCAGCCCGCGAGCCACCGGATCACGAGCGATGCGCAGCATCGTGGCCACCCAGCCCTCCGGCTGCCCGAGGGAGCGGGCGAGTGCCGCCACGGGCATGCCGGCCTCGATCAGGCGCAGCACCGTCGTGGCGTATTCGCCCAGGGTCAGCTCGTCACGGTGCATGTTCTCGGTCGCTTGCAGGACCAGCGTCACGGCGCCGAGAGGCTGGTAGACCCTGGCCAGCAGGCTGGACCAACCCAGCAGCTTCGCTGCGCGCCAGCGGCGCTCCCCGTAGACGATGACCCATTGCGCGCCAGCTTCACGCACGCCGATGGGCTGGAGCTGACCAACCACCGCCATGCTCCGGGCCAGCGCGTCGAGCGATACGGGATCGAAATGTCGCCGCGGTTGATCGGCGTCCGGACGCAGGCGGTGTAGAGGAGCGTCAATGATGCGCGAGCGTTGCAGCGCCTCAGCGCAGAGATCAAAGGGTTGCGTGTGTGAACAGGCCATGGGCGGATTTCCGTGAAGTGCAATCGGTTGATGCGTCAGCCGCCCGCAGCGCGAGGAGGCTTGGCGCGCAACTTCTGCGCAAGACTTTCGAGGGCGATTTGCACCGCTTCGCTGGGACGAGGCGGCGGCGCTCCGGAGTTGAGCTCGGGTGGACGAGTGGCGACCGCACACTGCCGGGCGCGCTTCTGCATCGCCATCCATTCGGCACGCAGCTTCTGGAGATCGCCCAGCAACGTGCCGACGTCATGCCCCTTGCGCACGTACCAGTCGTGATTGCTGCGGACGTAGTAGGCCGCAACGTCAGGTGCCTGCACACCGAGGCGGCGTACCAGTTCGGCGACCTGATGGCGCGCGCGGCTGTCGCTCAGCGGCGGGGCGTCATAGCGACTCTGGTAGGCGGCACCGTACTGGGCCCATACGGCGTCGCACAGTTGCTGCTCGTCGGGCGTGAGGCTCAGCCTGCCGGCTCGGCCTTGGCCTTTGGCTGGCGACCCGGCGGGTCGCGAAAGCGGGTCACCGCCTGCAGAAACAGGCATCGCTGCGAGCACGGGCAGGTGACGCTGTGACGCTTTGGCAGGCGTCACAGCTTGCGCGCCACCATCCCCTTCTCCTTCTTCCTTTCTTTGGGGAGGGGCCTGGCGAGAGTGCGTCACGGGTGACGCTTCCTCCGTCACCAATGGGTCGTCACCCCGCGTCACGTCGGGCGTCACCCGTGACGCGTCACCACCGGTGTCACTGCCCGCCACAGCCGGCTGCGCCGCCGGATCCGGCTCGGCCGGGCCGCCCTGCTCCATCGACTTGCGCCGAGCCCGGAGCCGCCGCATGCGCTCGGCGCTACTGCCCGCGCGCCGGGTGGGTTGTTCGTCGCGTTGCAGGTGCTGAACGCGATCCCAGGCATCCAGCGCGAGTTCGGCAATCAGTGGGTGGTAAATGCGCCCGTCGCTGCAGGCGATCCAGCCGCGCAGGGCCACATCCTTGACCTTGCGCCAGCGCACCAGCGTCAGACCGCCGGCAAGGAACGCCAGCACGCGATCGTCGTTCGGAAGGCTGGCCGCAGGCACCTGGAGCCACGATTTCGCCCACAGCGCCACCGCAGCCTTGAACTCCGCCGGGCTCGACAAGGCGAAAAAGTCTGAGTCCATCAGCCGAGTCACGTCGAGTGGCATGAAGGGCATGCTGCGCAGGTCGCATGCCGGCGGGGTCAGCGGCGCGGTGTCAGGGAGCATCGAGCGACTTCCTGGGAGCCGGCGCCGAGGCGTTCGCTGTGCAGCCTGGCGAGAACGAGTGCGGCGCTTCCATTCGGAGCCTTGGTCCGCCCGTGTTTGATGTCGCTCACGGCCGACAACGACAAGCCAATCTGGCGCGCGATCTCCGTAAGGCTCATGCCCGACCGCTCGATGTTGGAAATGCAGCGTGACCAGTTCATGCGCAACAGTCTACGGTATACCGTAGAATGTTGCAACGGTTATACGTTACGGCATTCCGTAATAATGCAGCTCATGACAACACCCGGTGACATCATCAAGAAGCGCAGGGGTGCGCTTGGCCTGACCCAGACGGCGCTATCGAAAATGGCCAAGGTGCATCTCAACACCCTTCGCGACATCGAGGCGAAGGGTGGCGCGAAGTCGAGCTTTCTTCCACAGCTCGCGCGCGCTCTCGCCATCGACATCTATGCGCTGGTCAATGGTGAACTGTCGACGGCGGAAGAACGACCGTCGAACGCTGAGTCTGGCGCGGCCGGTTCCGACGGGAGACCGGGGGCAGCGCGTGCGATGGCCCTGGTCGACGAAGTCATCGGCCAGATCGCCTCCGTGCTGCAGAGCGCGGCACGCGAAGAATTCCAGCGCTGGCTTAGCGGCGAGCACACCAGGGAACAGGCCAGCGCCATCCTGGATGCGCTGATCAACGCATCGAAATCTCTGCCCGCGTCTCCCCCGGGCCTCCTCGAGTCGCCGCGGGCGCCTGACAAGGCCACAAACAAGAAAGTCAAATGAGGTTGCGAACCGGCACGCTCATCTCTGGAACGGAAACCCCGGTCGGCACCGGCCTGAATGCCCCGGTGCGCGCGACCATCCGCGTCGACAGTGCCCTGCACCTCGCCATCGTCAAGCGCCTGTCGCGGGACAAGGTCCTGGCGGAGTGCTTCTGCGCGATGCTGCTCCGGGGCTGGGGCCTTCCCACGCCCGAGCCCATCGTCATCCACGAGCGTGGAGCTCTGATCTTCGGCAGCCTGGATGCCGGGTATCCGAACCTGGCGCAGCGGCTGGGGTATTCGGAGGAGCTTCCGATCGAGCAGAAGAAGCAGCTCGAGCATGCAGGATCGCACATCGTCTGCTCCTGGGACGACGCCCCGAAGGCAACGGCCGTGGATGAAGCGATCGCAAACGCTGACCGCAACCTCGGCAACGTCCTTTGGGATGGCACTGACCATGCCTACATCGACCACGACCGCACGCTTGGGCTGATCGCCCAGCAGCACAACCTGCTGGCCGAGATGGCCAAGATCGTCGGCAAGGCCCGGGAGATTGAGAGGGGCGCTGTCGCGGCCGCGCTCTCGCTGGACACGACGCTTCCGTCCAGATTCGACGTGCCGGAGGGTGTGGATTTTTCACAGTTCGTACACTACATCCAGCAGCGCTTGAATGGATTGGGCGTCCGCCTCCTGAACCGATTTCCCAAGCCCGATGACCTCTTGACCGACCTCGAGCCCACCCCATGACCGCCGAAGCATCCGAACCCAACGCTCACTGGAGGCCCGTGTTCTGGGAGCCGGTGGCCGGCACCGGCGAGCGGCTCATGGTCGGCGTCCTTGTGCTATGGAACGACCAGTTCACGGCACACAGGTTCGTTCGCGACGACGTGCTCGACTGCCTGTACGGGAAGGCCGCCAAGGGCGCGCGCACCCTGATCGACACCGCGCTTCAAAATCTGCGGGACATCGCCGCCGGTGGGGCTCTGTATGTCGACACCATGCCGGCGCTGTACGGGGTGCACCCGGGTCAGCTGAGACAGACCCACGCCGAAAGCCTGGCTGAGGTGCTGCGCACCGCGGCGCTTCTGTACTCCAGCCTCACCAACCTGGACAAGCTCGACGAACTCGAGGAAGTCGATGCCCCTTCGCAGGAGGAAGGCAACCGGCGCTTTACCACGGAGGTTCGCGACCGGGTGATCGCGGCGCGTCCGCAACTGACCCAGTACTTCGGGCGCACGGCCCCCCTCATCGACGGCGGGGAGCTCACCAAATTCGGGTTCGTGAGCCCGCGTGTCATCCTTCACTTCGGCGTGCTCTCGGCAGTCAGGCAGCCCACCGGCCTGCGCGACGCCAGGGCCCGGTTGTGGGAACTGTTCCGCGCTCGCGAACTCTCGGGCATCAATCTCGCCGGCCTGATCTTCGGAACGCCGAGCGCCGACGATCCGACCCTGTCGCCCCGCCAGATCGATGCCATGCGGCGCAACCTCAGCGAGATCGAACGCGAGGCTGACAGCTACGAGATGCGGTTTTTCGCGGTTGCTTCCGTGCAGGCCGGCGCCGACCGCGTGCTCGAGCTCGCGTAGTCGTCTTCTGCTCCATGAAAGCCGCCATCAGGCGGTTTTTTTGCGCCTCGAAGGAAGCGGGAGATACAAGGGTCCCTCCAATTTCGAACAAATTACGGTTTACCGTTGTTTTTATGTACGTTTTGCCGTATCTTTTGAGTTCACCGGAACTCGAGATCGCTTCCACCCATGTTCTTCCTCCGCTCCTCCGTGAACTATGCCCTGGTCGGCGAGCGTGATGGCTGCGCCGGCCGGGAGCCGCCGCCGCACCTGTGGCGCAGGACGGACTACCGCTCGGGTTACGCCCGCGGCCTGCTCGAACGCGCGCAGCGCGTCGCCGACGCCGACCTGCTCCGCGCCCTGCTCCTGTTGCTTGCGCCGGGGGCATTGGACGTCGCCCGGGCAATTGCTTCGAGTGCCTTGAACAGGGCGCGGGGAGTGCGCCAATGACGACACTCCTGACGAACAGCGGCATCGACGTGCGCCCCGGCCAAGTGGACCCCGCGGCCGTACATATCGAGGACATCGCGCATGCGCTCTCTTTGCGCTGCCGATTTTTGGGCCACACGAGAATTCACTACTCGGTCGCGCAGCACTGCTTGCTCGTGGCACGCATCCTCGACGGCATGGACGCCCCGCGCGACGCGATCCTCTGCGGCCTGATGCACGACGCGCACGAGGCCTACGTCGGAAACGTGCCGACATCGATCAAGATATTGCTCGGCACCGCCTGGTCCGACGTTGAGCTGCAGGCCGAGGCCGCAGTGCTCACCGCAACCGGTCTGACCCACAGCATGATGGACTGGCGGGACCTGATCCGCCACGTCGACCGGATCGCGCTGGCCACCGAGCGGCGAGACCTGATGCGCTTCGATGCCGGGTCCAACCGACCCTGGGTGCTTGCAGGCATCGAGCCCCACCCCACCCCGCCACGGAAGGCGGATGGTCACCGCATTGGTGGGAAGACCAGTTTCTCGAACGGTTCGAGAGACTCGGCGGCGTGCAGATTCACCCCGTGCACGCCGCGATGTTCCGGCAGACACGCACGGGCGTGACGGCACTCTAACGATCTCCGAAGGAGTCAACCATGAAACGCTCGATTCTCGCCGTCGGCATGTTTATCGCGCTCGGCCTTGCCGCATGCGGCAGGAACGGTTCTGCGCCCGAAACGGGTCCGAGCCCGTATCCGGGCCGGGACAAGCTGTGGTTCGACGCGCACACCAGGGAGCGCGCGGCAGAGGTCAAGTGGTGCAACGACAACAACGGTTACGTCAACCCGCTTCAACCTTCGCAGCGCGCCGACCAGGCCGCGGCCTGGGATCCGTCCTGCGACGCCGCATCGGATTCGTGGAATGCAGCGATGCGCAGCGCCAAGACCGGTCCGGGCGCATTCTGAGCAATCATTCCCGGCGCCCGCGACCCGCGACGCCGGCTGCCCCCTGATCCTCTGAGACAGACCGCCATGTACAACGACCTGCTCGAGCTTCCCCAACGGGTGATTGCGACGGCCCGCATCGGCGTGCGTCCCGAGCTGCGCGACATCGAGACCGCAAGCTGCCAGTTGATTGCAGCGCGTACCGCGCTGCAACAGAGTGGCCGCAGCGCGCTGGACCTGGAATCGGCGCGTGTCGCCATCGCGGTTCTGCGGCTCGGCCACATGCCCCATCGCAATGCCTGCATCGACGCCGTGACGGCGCTCGCCAAGGTCATGGCGGGGCCGGACCCCCTTCTTGCCGGGGACGCGTGATGCCTTCGGACATGGGGCATGTTGTCGGTTCCGAGGACCCTGGCCTACCCTGCGGCGCCGACCGCGGCCATGGGCCGTCGTCCACCTGTACGTCGGCGTTACTGCACTCGGCGCCCAGCGCCTGCGGCTCCGGACAGGACCGGAGATGATCCATGGCTGACAAGATTCTCGTGACCGCCGTCGAAGGCGCCCGCATGCTCTCAATGGGCCGGTCGACGTTCTGGCGCGCCGTCAGCGCCGGCATGCTGCCGCAGCCCGTGCGGATCGGCGGCCTCACACGGTGGCGGGTGAGCGATCTGATTCACGCTGTCGATCCAGCCAGTCCGCCCACCACTGCATCAGCTCCCTGCGCTGGTCAAGATACTGCGCCCGGTTGTACGCCGCCCGAACCGCATCCGTCTCGCGGTGGGCGAGCTGGCGCTCGATGACATCGTGCGCAAAGCCTGATTGCTCATTGAGCACCGTCGAGGCCAGCGCCCGGAATCCGTGCGCGGTCATCCACTCCGGAAGGCGAGGTTGGCATCGTCAAAAACCCTTTGATCAGGGCAAGCGCAGTGTCAGGCTACCCCAGGGCGGGGTGCGCCACTGGCTCGCTCGGCAATCCAATGGAGCACTCATGGAGTCAACCTGAACGCTGGTGAACCGCCACAGAGTTTGCAAAAATGTTTGCACTATGCTAACGTACATTATGTACTCGATCGAATACAGTCGCGAGGCGTTCAAGAGCCTCAAGGCCATGCCACGCAATCTTGCAACGACGGTGCGCGAAAAGATCGAACAGTTGGCAGCTGCGCCCCACGGACCGAACAACAACGTGAAGAAGCTGCAAGGGCGCCCTGGCTATCGATTGCGCGTCGGCGATTGGCGCGTGATTTACGAAATTCATGATGACCGCCTGGTGGTGATGATCCTTGCGGTTTCCCCACGAGGAGGTGCGTACCAATGAGCACGATTCAATACATCGAACGCAACGGGAAACGAGAATACGCCGTGGTTCCGATGGAGTTGTTTGCGCGGTTGATGCGCGCCGCCGAGAGCCTGGACGACGTGGCCCTGTTCGATGCCGTGAAAGCTGCTGACGACGGATTTCGGGTCCCTGGTGCAGTCGCCCATGCCATCCTTGACGGGATCCATCCCGTCAAGGCCTGGCGCGAATATCGCGGATTCACTCAGGACGCTTTGGCCGAGAAGGCCGGTATCAGCAAGGCCTATCTCAGCCAGATCGAAACGGGCAAGCGGATCGGAGTGGCTAAAACCCTCAAAGCCCTCGCATCGGCACTGGGCGTGACGCTCAATGAGCTCCAGCCCTGATTGCCGCGATGCGGCCTGCGATATCCACCGGCATCCCGTCATCGAAAGATCGCGAGCAGCCTGCGAAAGGTCGCTCCCCCGCACGCAGGGGTGAAACGGCCGCCCTACCCCTCCTGCTCAGCGACGATTCCGGTCGTCTCGATCTCGTAGGCCAGCTCGTCCCATCCCGCGTCACGGGCAAACTTGGCCATGCGCTGCACGGTGCGCGGAGCTGCAGGGCGGCGCTGGCTCTGTGGCACGTCGCTTGGACGCATGCTCCAAGGTTCGAGGCGGTGCCCGGCCGCCGCCGCAAGTCGACTGACAAAGGCGGCAATACGAAAGCCGCCCTCATCCACGTCGCCCCAGTGGCTCACGGGCACGCCGGACGGTGTGCCGGCCAGCAGCCGCTGATACATTGCGCCCCAGGCCGGTGAGGGCATCCCTGCCGTGTAGATGCATAGCACATCGCTGTCGCACAGACGCCGTGCCTGGACATGGAACGTGGTGAGATTTTCGATCGTGAGCACGCGGCTGGGCGAGCCCTCCACGCCTA
It includes:
- a CDS encoding ParB/RepB/Spo0J family partition protein, with the translated sequence MACSHTQPFDLCAEALQRSRIIDAPLHRLRPDADQPRRHFDPVSLDALARSMAVVGQLQPIGVREAGAQWVIVYGERRWRAAKLLGWSSLLARVYQPLGAVTLVLQATENMHRDELTLGEYATTVLRLIEAGMPVAALARSLGQPEGWVATMLRIARDPVARGLIDAGRLQSAGAWDRFCALDAAARRIVLESTEPITGDRCALAQEQATHAPAARRRRHVVAAPVQQQRNDGEGSLPMISGSPSTSLEPGGTAGAFFPLRIPEDLCRRLVPDHAATLDHYLARSDPPGNAGGALHDVEADLQHALLARVRAFLEVHHG
- a CDS encoding helix-turn-helix domain-containing protein, which translates into the protein MNWSRCISNIERSGMSLTEIARQIGLSLSAVSDIKHGRTKAPNGSAALVLARLHSERLGAGSQEVARCSLTPRR
- a CDS encoding DUF1376 domain-containing protein — protein: MLPDTAPLTPPACDLRSMPFMPLDVTRLMDSDFFALSSPAEFKAAVALWAKSWLQVPAASLPNDDRVLAFLAGGLTLVRWRKVKDVALRGWIACSDGRIYHPLIAELALDAWDRVQHLQRDEQPTRRAGSSAERMRRLRARRKSMEQGGPAEPDPAAQPAVAGSDTGGDASRVTPDVTRGDDPLVTEEASPVTHSRQAPPQRKEEGEGDGGAQAVTPAKASQRHLPVLAAMPVSAGGDPLSRPAGSPAKGQGRAGRLSLTPDEQQLCDAVWAQYGAAYQSRYDAPPLSDSRARHQVAELVRRLGVQAPDVAAYYVRSNHDWYVRKGHDVGTLLGDLQKLRAEWMAMQKRARQCAVATRPPELNSGAPPPRPSEAVQIALESLAQKLRAKPPRAAGG
- a CDS encoding helix-turn-helix domain-containing protein; amino-acid sequence: MSTIQYIERNGKREYAVVPMELFARLMRAAESLDDVALFDAVKAADDGFRVPGAVAHAILDGIHPVKAWREYRGFTQDALAEKAGISKAYLSQIETGKRIGVAKTLKALASALGVTLNELQP
- a CDS encoding helix-turn-helix domain-containing protein, whose amino-acid sequence is MSLTADNDKPIWRAISVRLMPDRSMLEMQRDQFMRNSLRYTVECCNGYTLRHSVIMQLMTTPGDIIKKRRGALGLTQTALSKMAKVHLNTLRDIEAKGGAKSSFLPQLARALAIDIYALVNGELSTAEERPSNAESGAAGSDGRPGAARAMALVDEVIGQIASVLQSAAREEFQRWLSGEHTREQASAILDALINASKSLPASPPGLLESPRAPDKATNKKVK
- a CDS encoding type II toxin-antitoxin system RelE family toxin, whose amino-acid sequence is MYSIEYSREAFKSLKAMPRNLATTVREKIEQLAAAPHGPNNNVKKLQGRPGYRLRVGDWRVIYEIHDDRLVVMILAVSPRGGAYQ